TGAATGAATTGATTCACTCAGTAGGAGGGTTCAGCTTTAAGGAACAATGTGAAAGCTTTGTGTAATTTGTGCTTTTGGCTTAATGCCTTGGAGGATGAATAAGGTAGTGTGCTGCCTGCTCTGACAGCTGCTGATATTAAAGTGTGTTCAGGTGCTGATAAGTAGGAGTTAATAATTAACAAAGTGTTCTTGAGTGACTTTGATAAAAGTTTATAAAAGTTTATAAATATCCACAATTGTTCATAATGAAAGGTCTAGAAAAgttagaattgtttttttttttgtatttgtatcatGTTGAAGTGTttcctctgctgtttgtctttaaatctcttttctcttcttctctgcagtaCTTTAGCTTCCCTGCTACTGTAGCTCCCTACAAATGTTCCGTCCTGCCCTTGAGTCAAAACCAGGAATTTGTGCCTTTCGTTAAAGAGCTGTGTAAGTTCCTACATAATTACAGCGTACATAATCTATTTCTGTCTGCGAGGAGGGTAAACGTCatgtgcctctctctctttctctctctctctttcagctgAGGCGATGACTAAAAACGGCGTGTCCCACAAAGTGGACGACTCTTCAGGATCCATCGGGAGGCGCTACGCCAGGACGGATGAGATCGGGGTGGCGTTTGGCATCACCATCGACTTCGACACCGTGAACAAGACGCCTCACACAGCCACCCTGAGAGACCGAGACTCCATGAGGCAGATCAGGGCTGAGGTACACCACAACTTTTCTTTGTATAGTATGGACACATCAGAGATCTTCCTCGGGGTCCTTagatcctgtcttttttttgttttgttttgtgtcccAAAACGATGCAGGTGAAAgtgtgttctgttttaatgCCACTGAAGTGTGGCACTGTGTTTCTGGAAATGAACAGATTTCTCTTGTAAGGAAACTAAAGTCCTCTCTAATCTGACTTTAAATGTAGAGGTTTGTTGTAATCTAGATTTTAATTAgtatttttggggctttattttggagataggacagtggatagagtcagaaactgagggagagagagcgaggaggaaaCGTCAAGCTGGAAAGTTCGGATTCAGATCTGGGCTCTTGAGGACTTAAGCATCTGTATATGGGGCTCATGAACCAACTGCTAGGCTACTGTCGCTACAAGGGCTTTTAAAGTGCATCTTTTATTATTCACGGTGTATGTTGCtgtgttagttttttttctgattcattACTCTTTTGTCTATCAGACACTTTGTGAAGTTCTATGGGCTGCATGCTTACTACAAAAGTatagtttattaaaaaagatGCAAGACAAACTTGCGGGCAGGTAAAAATGTGGAATGTAGAAAAGCAGAAAGTTGCATTTCACCTGATCATTAAATCTGTAAACTCTTGCTTTGGAATATGACATGAAAGGGAGTTTCTGGAAATGAAGTGAGATTTTCTCACATCCGCACAatgttttcactttcattttgacCCGACACTCAAAGCTGTTGAATTGAATTTCACTTTCAAAATGACTCTATCATTTGAAAAGAACCCTGACCCAATCTAACCACAGCCATAGTCCTATATGTGCTTCCATAGATTAATTCACCCTGGAAATGTGTGCCGCTTTATAAATCATAACTTGGGCATGTAGgatgataaaaatgtaattgtaatTGGTTTATACTGAGTGTTCATTTTGACCACTAGATAGAGCCAGATGCTCCGTCACTACTGAGAGGCTCTCTGGGAAATCTCTGTTCACACTAGAATAAAACAAACCCTGCTCATACAGAAAGAAGTTTGCAGACAGTCTGcacataaaaacaataagacGGCTTCACATGAACAAACATTGACTTCATTTAGCCAGAATTCAGGCTTGGTAAGTGGGTAATTGGCATATGACTGTAAaggtgaataaatacatttttttaaagaaaggttaAGCCTTTATATTACATACAGGAAGTATGACGAGCCTTTTTCAAGGTCCATTCATTGTAGCCTATACTCCATGTGGAATGTAGAAAAGCAGAAAGTTGTATTTCACCCGATCATTAAATCTGTAAACTCTTCAAAAACAGACCTgagtagaaaaacaaatcattacTTCTTAAGACAcagttttaaacaaacatgttcatCATACACAGCAGGATGTCAGCTGTagtaaataaaccttttaacacaatcaaataaacttttttttttctctcctcaggtCAGCGAGTTGCCTGTGATTATTCGGGATTTGTCTAACGGAACAATGAGCTGGGCAGAAGTGGAGAGCAAGTACCCCATCTTTGAAGGACAGGAGACCAGCAAGAAGGACACAGCTGAAGAGTAAAACTCCCTCGTCTGCCTCTCACCCATGAAAACCCACAGACTTGTTATGCATCACCAGGAAGAAAATTGAAATTGTATTGTGATTAAGCTACAGTGGTGCACCAAACCCCCTCTGTGTTCTGCACTGCTGCAATCACTAACATGTCATGTATTCATCATATCTAACAGGTGTGGAAAGCTTGCACAGGACTGACGTTTCTGTCatcagagactttttttttttcatccatttaTGACAATGTGGAAATGTTTCAAAAGGGAGGACATGTAATCAGGCCATCAGTGGAACGAGGCCTCAGCCATTCCAGTTTTCAGGCAGATTGAATTGAGATGTGAAAAcagtttcaataaaaacaaccaGCACTTACTGGACACCGGCAACACATGTTTCTATCACGTTTACAGAGCTTCCAGATGAGGGACATGCAAACACAATAGTTCAAATAAAAGAAGGAACCTGAAACTGTAAAATTAAGAATCATGAACAGCTGGTCTCCTGTCCTAAATGCAAAATATGAACGGTTAATGTGCTTTGGAATATGACATGAAAGTGAGTTTGTTGAAGTGAGATTTTCTCTGACgttttttaactttcattttgaCACTCAAAGCTGTTGAATTGAATTTCACTTTCAAAATGACTCTTATCATTTGAAAAGAACCCTGACCCAATCTAACCACAGCCATAGTCCTATATGTGCTTCCATAGATTAATTCACCCTGGAAATGTGTGCCGCTTTATAAATCATAACTTGGGCATGTAGggtgataaaaatgtaattgtaatTGGTTTATACTGAGTGTTCATTTTGACCACTAGATAGAGCCAGATGCTCCGTCACTACTGAGAGGCTCTCTGGGAAATCTCTGTTCACACTAGAATAAAACAAACCCTGCTCATACAGAAAGAAGTTTGCAGACAGTAGTTACAACTGcacataaaaacaataagacGGCTTCACATGAACAAACATTGACTTCATTTAGCCCGAATTCAGGCTTGGTAAGTGGGTAATTGGCATATGACTGTAAaggtgaataaatacattttttaaagaaaggttaAGCCTTTATATTACATACAGGAAGTATGACGAGCCTCAGGGTCCATTCATTGTAGCCTTTACTCCATTAAGTTTGTTTTGCATCATTTTCTTGCAACTGCCATGTGTCCAAATCCAGTCTTATGATAAATAACCGGGTCTCTGTTGAAGTTCTGTTGTCTGATGTTTACACAAGTAGGAGTGAGAGGGGTCACAGGGGTCCCAAAAACTCATTGTTAACCCAGAACCATGTTTTGATAAGGGACATGTTCAGTCTCTATAGAAAGGCCAACACCCCTAGGAGCCCCAGTAGAATAAAAGTTTAGTGTGCGTTTCCTGGATGATGCAACTAAAAGCCCTGGTTTCAGAGCAGCGTACAATGCAGTATGTACAGAGACACGCGCCTCCCCTTCTTCCccttgtttctcctcctcttgaagaaaagaaacagctcTTAAACAAAACCAGAAGTGCACAGTCTTCTAAAACAGATCCTCGTCTGGCTGCGGTAGGAGCGCTGTAAGGAGCTTGAATACGTGTCGACATGGAAGAAGCACTGGCGCCTTTGAGGGAGGCTGTGAGGCAACAGGTGAGGTACAAGTTACACACCTGCAGAGAAAGCAAAGCTGGACAGTGTACAGCACCGCAGATACTTTGAACGATTTCATGGTGACTGGAGAGTTACAGCACTTTTAGAGGGTGCACATTGCGATAAACATTCAAAGAGAGCTTATTTGCAAATGTGTCTGCGTCTAGATCCTAAAAGAGTCACTTAGACGCAGAAGTAACACCACCGATTTGAATTGTTGCATCAAGTTAACATTTTACAAATAGCATGCAAAGAGCTGCTCAGCTTGTGTTCATCATGATTGAAACAAGTGTCACAATCTTTAAGAAATATCTGATCGTCGTCCGGCTACAGTGTGCAGCCGGTTTCAAACCGTCTGATGTGTAATATACAGATTCAACAATACAAAACCTACTGTTATCTCTTAGTTAaactttataaatatatataattatttatttattaagggATATGTATGCAATATgtatgcaataaataaaaaaggatttcGAAGTACAATAATTACAAACTCAATATGAAGAAGTGATTATGTTAACTGGTATGGTGTTGTGTGAGAATATGTCTGATGATATTCCTCCTCAGGGTGATCTGGTGCATCAGTTGAAGGAAAAAGGCGCCACAGAGCAGGAGATGAGCAAAGCTATCTCGGAACTGAAAGCCAGAAAGAAGATCCTTGAAGCAAAGGTCGAAGTcacacagcagaggaaatctTTTGGTTCCACTTTCTATATGCGTCATATTGACCTGTACTCATTGACCCTCACATGTGTAGGAGCTCGCTCTGCAGCCTAAAGATGACACAGTGGACAGAGTGAAGATGGAGGACACCTTGAAGAGGAGGTTCTTCTACGATCAGGCCTTTGCCATTtatggaggtaaaaaaaaaaaaaaaaaaaaaagacactgtaGTTGAATTCATAGAGATCACAAACTATTATTTCAATGCACAGACTCCTCACTGACTGGTTTGTTTCTCAGGTGTGAGTGGCCTGTATGACTTCGGCCCTGTGGGTTGTGCcctgaaaaacaacatcctGCAGGTGTGGAGGCAACACTTCATCCATGAGGAGCAGATACTGGAGATCGACTGCACTATGCTGACTCCAGAGCCTGTTCTCAAGTAGGTGCCaaaaaacttaagagtaagaGTAACAGTTGTTTGAGATTCTTCATCCCAACTTTTCCTCACTGAAGAAATGCAAATATAAGTCGAATGAGATTCGTCGGTAAAGCTGCTGTCTCCCTGCAGGACGTCCGGCCATGTGGATAAATTCGCTGACTACATGGTGAAAGATGCCAAGACGGGGGAATGCTACCGCGCTGATCACCTCCTCAAAGGTGACTTCGTCCTCCagcattttgtcttttaaaggaTTTAAATGAGCCCCACCGTGTTCAGCACCTCCCTTGAGCTTTCCATTATGTACCTTAATTCCTAGAAAGGTGTCAGATTTCACACCTAAAGTTTATTATTACTATTCATTGTGTACTTGTATCGTGCATTGCATACATTAGAATAACCCttgataaatacatttcaacacatCTAGATTTTGGGGATATTTTCCCTCTTTTGAAATACGTCTCTGCAGATCAGCTTGTGTGCAGGTTGTTTCCTGCCTTACTGGTTGCACCTCCTCAGGGAGTTGTAGTTAAATGGGGATGGGGGGCGGGGCAGGAGTTCAGGAGTCATGGGTGACTGGTTTTTCAGGTGTTCCTTATTCcagagtgtgtatgtgcactCATGTACATGCTGAGTATGTAATATGTATAGTGACATAAGTTCATTTTACACCGTGTAGAGACACATTaggagaggaagatgaaagTGCTGACGTGCTGATGCCTTTACTccatagtttaaaaaaaggaaatgatcaCTGTTGTCACTCATTAGTAGTAATACATAAaatcaagattaaaaaaaagtcacaaaatagTTTTTCTATATCCActtccgtttttttttcttattttttttttacatttttgatttctGGTCGTCAGACTTCAATCTGACTGtgtgctttaaaaacacacgAGTGGTCATATGAAGGTATAATGTTCCAGACGAAGACAGAATCAATTCAAAGATCATTCTCCAAAGActgtggcttttaaaaaaaaaaaagatattcatTTATGATGCTGCTGCTTGGTGAATATTTGCCAATTTCTATTTGTTTTGAGCTGCCTTTTCCAGCCTTTTAATGTAGATTCATTGTTAAACTACCCGTCTGGTTCTTTTTTTGGACAAAGCAAACAATTTCAAGGACTATAAAGAACGAGCCctcacacaataaaaatgataatgCTTACATTTTTGTGATCGGAACTGTCACACAGagtctatttgtttgtttgtatcactGTAACAGCTGTCTAACGGGCTGTTTGTTTCCTCACAGCTCACTTGAAAAAACTGATGTCTGATGAGAAATGTGCGGCAGAGAAGGTGACTGAGATGGAAGATGTCATCACTCAGGTGAGAGTTTGACACTCAGTCAAAGCACGTGACATCATATCTGAAGAGGCTGGATACGGGGATAAATGCTTGTATAGAGatcattttctgatgttttctttctcctctagATGGACAACTACACCCAGCAGGAGCTATCAGATCTGTTTGTGAAATACAACGTCAAGTCTCCCTCGACAGGAAATGACCTCACAGCTCCCATCTCCTTCAACCTGATGTTCAAGACGTCCATCGGACCAGGCGGGAACACCCCCGGGTACTGATCCGTCAAGCAAACATTGGTCtcaagtgttttatatttaataaaatgtttgatgtattaaagttgtgttaaatgtttatcTCTATGCAGGTATCTGAGGCCTGAAACAGCTCAGGGAATGTTCCTCAATTTCAAACGCCTACTGGAGTTTAACCAGGGAAGACTTCCCTTTGGGGCCGCTCAGATCGGTAACTCCTTCAGGAACGAGATCTCTCCTCGCTCTGGCCTCATCCGTGTCAGGTATTCAGACACTCCaactgtttcattttaaattaactgCATGTTCTACACAGGACAACAATACAGTGAGATTTACATTTCAACTGCTTGCAGGGAGTTCACCATGGCTGAGATCGAGCACTTTGTGGACCCAAACGACAAGGTGCACCCAAAATTCTCAAACGTCGCGGACCTGGAGATCATGTTGTTCTCCTCCAAGGCTCAGACCAGTGGGCAGTCTGCACAGATCATGAGGCTGGGGGATGCTGTGGAGCAGGTTGGATATCATTTACTTGACTTCTTATGGTACACTATGAGTGTATTTAATATCAGTTCTGGAAAGACGTCTGGACTGATGCTGAGTTCTTGTTCAAAGTTAAAACCCTCACTCAGTTATATGAACCTTTAATGCCATATCGAGGGGGAGAAATGAAGGACGTTATTTTGAACTTCACAACATTAAAAGTGTGTTatcaaaaatgtctttttagCGAACGGTTGTGATTATACAGCATAATGTTTTGCAGCTTGAACAGGAAATTTGTTTATGAATTAAACTAACAGAAATtaagttttaattatttttttgtttattatctTAGCACAGATAAGGATAAGGAATATTATGTGTTAGATTGATTAggcattttaataaaaatatttaaatataaaaaaggaaTCTGTGGTACCAATAGTTTGGAAATGAATATGTTActgtcatttgattttttttcaggatcATTCATTGTAATAACGTCCTATATTACTTTTAAAGAatagaaaataactttaagagTAGATGTCCAGCAGATGTccaaaaaacaaagctgtcccTCAGTGCACcgcttcccctcctccctcacccTTCCCTCAGTGTTACGACCATGTGCAGCTGTTTCTACCACTGACCTCCACTCAGATATACAGCTCAATTCGGTTCTTATATCTTTGAAGTAtttcataacaaaacaaattattttctcTGGTTTGGACTGTCCGTTGGTTTTTCTTGAATTGTACCTTTGTGATGAAACCCCACAAATTTAGACCCTACGAACAGcatccctgagtgggcggggccatcTCTCTTTTCCCTCGTGGTGTTAGGGCTAACGGTTGGACAGGGTTGGGTAAAcgtaaataaaacatgtttgagcctccgagagaaacataaacaaactgaaggaaCCGCCGTCCCGTCAGcatgaacacagagctgagaacaaaaAGCCCAGAGGGACtttgacttcactctttttAGAAGAAGTCAGTAGTCATCTATATGTagtttatatttgatatttgtaaTAATAGTGTTTAAACTGTTGCATATAATACCTTTAATACCtttttacatgactaaatattaCAAAAGTGATCCTTACTGATGTATTTCTTGAACCTTCATCATGAATATATCTTGAAATGTCTTTCTTTTGCTACAGGGAGTGATAAACAATTCAGTGCTGGGTTACTTCATTGGAAGAATCTACCTCTACCTCACCAAAGTGGGCCTGTCCAAAGATAAAGTGCGTTTCCGTCAGCACATGGAGAATGAGATGGCTCACTACGCATGTGACTGTTGGGATGCCGAGTCCAAAACCTCCTATGTAAgccttttttctcctttattcACAAATACAGACTGAGATGATTCAAAGTTGAAAGAGGAGTCAGGACAAGTTGGTTTCTCTCCCTCAGGGCTGGATAGAGATTGTGGGCTGTGCTGATCGCGCCTGCTATGACCTGTCTTGTCACTCCAGAGCCACCAGGGTCCCTCTAGTGGCTGAAAAAGCCCTGAAAGAACCCATATCCTTTTGAGCAGGTAGCAATGAAAACATGCATGCTAGAATATGTCATTTCTGGTTATGTCATtcatggacacaaaaaaaaaacaagtttgtccACTGCTTTGTCTACTATTGGGAAATTTCCACCAGGAGTAGGGAGAGTTAGctgtttaaaatcttaaaagtcTCCCTTCACTCagaaatgtgttctgcttttcGTCACAACTCCCGAATGTTTGACCTCAGCTGTACAGAATTCACCTTCATCTGTTAAAGAGAGCaagtttctctgtctctctgtactcACATTCAATCTGAAAtttgggaaaacaaaacaatgtagGGAATTGTTCTTGGTTTGAATATGCAACTTTCTAAAGTGGGTCTTGATCTTTGAACCCTCCTGGTCACTCACACTTGTGAAAGAGACTTTCTGAGTATTAAAGGAAAAATCTTGTTTccagtttaaaatgtctttttgattattattaaatatatttgtgttgtCGTCCAATATGCTGGAGGGGAAATCTTTAGGCAATGCATCATTTGAATCATTTGTTGCTTGCTTTTTGTgtcgatatatatatatttttttaacagtttgaaTGAAGACAACAGCTGTCCTGTTGCTTAATAGGCGTGTGAATCAGAGAGTTAATCACCGTCTGATATAATAAACCATGTGGCCCATTATACCGATAAAATCATGATACAGCAATTTTGCAATTATTGGTTCATGTGAAGATACTAGGACCTGAACAATATGGGTTTTTGGGGGGCAGATACAGTTACTGATATTagggatggaaaaaaaatcagatactgatatatatatataggccaATATCTTTAAGATtg
This is a stretch of genomic DNA from Labrus bergylta chromosome 20, fLabBer1.1, whole genome shotgun sequence. It encodes these proteins:
- the LOC109992991 gene encoding glycine--tRNA ligase — its product is MEEALAPLREAVRQQGDLVHQLKEKGATEQEMSKAISELKARKKILEAKELALQPKDDTVDRVKMEDTLKRRFFYDQAFAIYGGVSGLYDFGPVGCALKNNILQVWRQHFIHEEQILEIDCTMLTPEPVLKTSGHVDKFADYMVKDAKTGECYRADHLLKAHLKKLMSDEKCAAEKVTEMEDVITQMDNYTQQELSDLFVKYNVKSPSTGNDLTAPISFNLMFKTSIGPGGNTPGYLRPETAQGMFLNFKRLLEFNQGRLPFGAAQIGNSFRNEISPRSGLIRVREFTMAEIEHFVDPNDKVHPKFSNVADLEIMLFSSKAQTSGQSAQIMRLGDAVEQGVINNSVLGYFIGRIYLYLTKVGLSKDKVRFRQHMENEMAHYACDCWDAESKTSYGWIEIVGCADRACYDLSCHSRATRVPLVAEKALKEPKVVNVVQFDPKRGPIGTTYKKDAKLVLDYLAVCDECYVTDQEKLLNEKGEFSIETEGRTFKLTKDMVSVKRFQKTLHVEEIVPNVIEPSFGIGRIMYSIFEHSFLIRQGDEQRTYFSFPPTVAPYKCSILPLSQNQEFVPFVQQLSEAMTKNGVSHKVDDSSGSIGRRYARSDEIGVAFGITIDFDTVKKTPQTATLRDRDSMRQIRVEVLELPGVVRDLANGILTWPEVEKKYPIFEGQESSKKE